The genomic DNA GACCACCGGCCATATGGTGCAGGTGATCAAAGAGGAGATGGTGGCGGTGGTGCCGATTGGGACGCCGCTGGTGGTAGGCCCGGCGACGATTACCACGCTGTTGCTGCTGGATATCCAGTTCCCGATTTATATGGTGCTGCTGTCATTTTTGCTGAATATCGGGATTACCTGGATGATATTCAGTTCCGCTGGGTTGTTTATCCGGTATATGGGGCTGGGGGGATTAAGGGCGGTGTCACGGGTGTTCAGCCTGCTGCTGGCGGCATTGGCGGTGAATATGATGATACAGGGGTTGGAGTTGGTGGGGATAGTGGGGGGAGGCGAGCTGTCAGCAGTCAGCCATCAGCTTTCAGCTTCTTAGTTCACAGTTTACAGTGGACAGCAACTGTAATGGAATCCTAATGACAAGCAACCAACGGATGAATGATTTGGGCGTTCCAGACAGTCCTGTTTTTCAGCATAGCGTTCAATATACAAAGCAATTTACGCATACAAGCCACCAGAGCTACCTTGCGCCGTTTGCCCGAGTCCAACAGACGTTGATAGAATTCTCTCAGCAAAGGGTTCCAGCGAACAGCTGAAAAAGCAGCCATGTAAATAGCAGCGCGTACGCTGCTTCGACCTCCCCAGATAGACCGTTGGCCTCGCCTTTGACCGCTGTCACGATTGAATGGCGCCAAACCACATAATGCCGCAATCTCTTTACGGTTCAGGTTGCCGAGTTCAGGCATGTCAGAAAGCAAAGTCAGAGACAGGTTAGGACCTACTCCAGGTACGCTTTGCATGATATCGCTTTTCTCTTTCCACTCAGTGTTGCTTTCTATCATGCTCCCCGACTCTTTGTTGATATCATCCAGTTCCTGCTCCAGCCAGCTAATATGCTGTTTAATCCGTTCTTTTACGGTATGGTTTGCTTGACCCAGGCGGTTCTTTTCCGCCGTCAGCATGGCTACTACCTGCCTGCGCCGGGCCATGATCGCCGCCAGCTTCTGAGTGTCTTCATCCGGCAAAATCCGGGGTGACGGCTTAATGGTGGCGGCAAAACGAGCAATGACTCTGGCATCCAGGCCGTCCGTCTTGGCCAGAAGACCGGTAGAGCGGGCAAAGTCTCTGATATGGCGGGGATTGACCACCGCCACGGAGAAACCGCGGGCGCTCAATTCATAAGTCGCTGCGACTTCGTAACTGCCGGTGGACTCCATGACGATCAGGCTGGGGGATACTTTACGCATCAGACTGGCCAGCTTCTTGATACCATTTTCGTCGTTAGTAAAGGCCCAGTGCTCCTTGTTTTCGTGTACCGCTACATCAATGGTGGCTTTGGAGATATCGATGCCGACAAAACTTTCCATTTCCATGCATCTCCTTTTTCCCTTATCCCATCCTTGCAGATACGGGCTTTAATGGCCCATGCAACTGTTCGGGCTTTCCGGGCTTATTCGGGAGACGACCCCGCTGTTTAACGGTGTTGGAGCACCTAGTAAGCATCGGTCTGTCTCCCGTTAACAGATATTTTACTATTTAGTTAAAGATACAAGTAAGCAGTTACCGCGATAGAACGTGGATCCCACGCTTTCGCGTAGGATGACAGGGTGGGCAGTTTGCAGTACGCAGTTTTCAGTATTCTGTCTTTAACTAACGGGGTACGAGTTGGTTGATTTCCGTCTCCAGATTGCGGAGTCCGTTGATAATTTCTTCAAACTCAGGCACATTGCCAAAAAACATCGGGTGCATATTCAGGTAGTCTTTTTGAAGCTCTTTCAAATGCCCGTCTTGTGGTAATAATCTGAATGTCCCAGGCATTGCTGCGTCATAATCCGCCCAGGCAGCGTAATAGTATTTCTTTTTATGTTCCACCACGCTCTCAAGCAACCCCAGGTCCTGAAGAGCAGTATCTTTCGCCTTTAGCCGGCTAAGGCAAAATAAATCATAGTAATGCCGTGAATAACGCCGGGGAAATCGGCCATTATCCAAGCGGTGCGCTTCCTGATGTAGTATGGTGGCTTTTTCCCATAACGTTCGTTCAATGGTAACAGTCGGTATAGACGAAATTGATTTGGAAAATTGCCCTGGAAACTGCTGTGCCGCATAAGACGAGATTTCTCTGACAGCGTTCGGTGTCCATGCCGCCAAAGGGCCAATCTCCAGAATTATCTCCGGCTTTATGGCATCAAGAGAAAAGGATTTGGGATAACGGATCAGTATATTTTGTTGATTGTTTTGGTCAATATGCACATCAAAGTTTTCAGTCACTGCCAAACCCGTAAGATCATTGAGGCAGACTGGTAAAAATGTATTTTGTAAAAACTCTGCGCAGCGCTTATTAACGTCAACATTGAATTTATCCTGTTGACTCCTGGATCTGCTTTCGGACAAATCATCTTCAGAAATCCCAAGCAGCCCGGTGTCTACTATTAAGTCAATATCTTCGGAAAAACGTTCAATCGCATTATATGCTTTGGAAAGACTGGTGCCGCCTTTGAATATGAATTTATCCTTCCACAGGCTTTTTTCAAATATATAGTCAAGAACCCAGCAGACCCAGAAGTCCTTTTCAATTATGGCTTCATGAACCCGCATGCGCTGAGCTGTTTCCCGGAACAGCTCACGTCTGGCCTCCTCGCGTAATCGGGCTACTCTATACATACGTCTCGCCTTTTAACATCCAGTTCTTTAATAATTTCATAGACCCAGGCTGTGGAGTACTTTGCTTCCCTGAGAGCGATTTTAATTTCTCCGGGCGTCAGCTTTGCCATGATTTTGTTTTTAACGGCATTATCTATCTGTGATTCCCCAATGTTTTTGAGTGCTTGAACAAGCAGAGCGGTTCCGCCGGACAATTTAGTGGTCTCTTTGTTGGTACGATGCTTAAAGGTCAAGGTCCCGTTATCCCATTCGTAGTGTTTTGTCGGCCCGTCACTCAGATACTGGTATCGGGCAGGAATCTGAGTTGAAAGACCCAGAATATTTGCAGCCGTATCACCGGTTGGCATAATTGTCCAGCCATGGGCCCGCGCTATTGCCCGGGCAATAGCATATGGATCCGGCGCGGCTGGCGCGTCAAACAGAGTACTCGGCCGCGGATAATCATAAACACCGTGCATAAGTCTGCGGATGGTTCCGGCGGTTGTTAAGCGACTAAGGATTTTCCTTGCATTTTCATGGCTGGCGATATCCAAAAAGTCTTTGGCGATAAACACCCACCCTCTGCCATGTCCGTAGATTCTTTGTCGGATCTTTTTTGCCGTTTCGTTGTTCATATAAGGCTCCTCATTTATGTCACATATTTTAGGTATTATTTGTGACATTGTCAAGGGGGGGGAGCGGCTATCAGCAGTCAGCTTTCAGCTTTCCGCTGGAATTTCTAAATCCTAATTTCTAAATCCAAAACAAATCACAATATTAAAGGTCCAAAATACCCAACAAGGGACCGAGATTGCCACGTCGCTTCGCTCCTCGCAATGACGAGGTGAGGAGCTATCAGCAGTCAGCCATCAGCTATCAGCTACGTTTAACCGGGCGGGCTAGGCATGCCTAGCCCCTACGGATACCGAAATGACGGGGGACGGGTACGCAGTTTACGGTAGACAGTGATTAGAACGTGGATCCCACGCTTTCGCGTAGGATGACATGGTGGGCAGTTTGCAGTACGCAGTTTTCAGTATTCTGTCTTTAACTAACGGGTTCCAAGCCGGTTGATTTGCCGCTCCAGGCTATTGAATTCGTCATTGGATATTCTATTCTTGCAATCCAAACCAAAATCTCTATAATGGGCCTTTATGTTTGAAAATAGGACAACCGGATAACACTCCAGACAACGACTATGAACACCAATACAATAAATTCAGACACACCCACGAATAATTATGCATTCATTGATAGTCAGAATCTGAATCTTGCTATCAGGGATCAGGGTTGGACACTAGATTTCTTGAAATATCGCCAGTACCTGACCAAGAAATATGGTATTACCAAGGCGTTTTTGTTCATTGGCTTTGCTCCCGAAAACCAAAACATGTACACAAACCTTCAGAAAAACGGTTACGTTCTGGTGTTTAAGCCCACACTGAAATTGCCTGATGGAAAAGTTAAAGGTAACGTTGACGCAGAGCTAGTGCTGCATACCATGATAGAATTCGCTAATTTTGACCAGGCTCTCATCGTTACCGGAGATGGTGACTTTTTTTGTCTGGTGGACTATCTACATAGAAAAAATAAGCTTCTGAAGTTGATGATACCAAACCAGTATAAGTACTCATCCCTTTTAAGGGGATTGATGTCCCACATCGTCTTTATGAATAATCTTAGAAAAATTCTGGAGTATAAATAAGAAGAGAGGCATTGCTGCCGGACAAGCCCCGCAGATTGGCCTCTCATCGTGATCCGTTTACCATTTTAGTATCACTGGTGTTAATTGTCAATGGTTACCGAGCTGTCAGCCGTCAGCGGTCAGCTTTCAGCTTTCAGCTTTTTAGTTCACAGTTTACAGTGGACAGTAAGCAGTTACCGCGATAGAACGTGGATCCCACGCTTTCGCGTAGGATAACGGGGTACGGGGTGGACCGAGATTGCCACGGCCGCCAGAGCGGCCTCGCAATGACGGGGTGGGGAGCTGTCAGCTGTCAGCCGTCAGGTATCAGCTTTCCGCTGGAATTTCTAAATCCAAAACAAATCACAATATTAAAGGTCCAAAATACCCAACAAGGGACCGAGATTGCCACGTCGCTTCGCTCCCCGCAATGACGGGGGATGCGAGCTGTCAGCAGTCAGCGTTTTAGTTTACCGTATGCAGTTTTCAGTAGACAGTATTACCGGGCGGGCAGGTCTTAGACCTGCCCCTACCAAACGTTATTAGGCTATTGTTGCTAGATTGCCACGGCCACCGAAGCGGCCTCGCAATGACGGGGGATGGTTATGAAGCACGGATATGAAACCATATTCTTATTGACAAAGGCGCTGTGGGCATTTAGACTCAAACTGAATAAAACTGGGAGGACGCTCCGATGAAATTAGTAGTTGTCGGTCTGGGACAGGCCGGAGGCCGGATTGCCGATGAATTCGCTCGTATCGCCATCAAGGTCAGGCAGGACCGGGGTCTGCGGATTGTAACCGATATACTGGCGGTGAATACCGACACGGCGGATCTGTCCTCGCTGGTTAAAGTTAAAAAGGATCAGCAGCACCGGATATTGATCGGGGGCGGGCAGACGCATGGTCACGGCGTGGCCAAGATATCCGAGATGGGCGCCGAGATAGCCAGGAGCGAAAAGGACAACCTGATCGGCATCGTTAAAAAGAACGACCGGTTTTATGAGGCCGATGCCATTATGCTGCTGGCTTCGGGCGGCGGCGGTACCGGTTCCGGGACGCTGCCGGTGGTGGCCCAGGCGTTTAAGGAAAGCTTCCGCGACAAGCCGGTTTATGCCATGGTGGCCCTGCCCTACGAGCATGAGCGGCAGACCGAGGAACGGGCTGTTTTTAACACGGCGATGTGTTTGAAATCCACCCACGCGGTGACTGACGCCATTATTCTGGTGGACAATCAGCGCTTTATCCGCAAGGCCCAGTCACTGGCGAATAATTTCCAGAAGATCAATGAACTCATCGTGGCGCCGTTTTACAACCTGCTGGCCGCCGGCGAGGAGAACAAACCCAAATACATCGGCTCTTCGGTGCTGGACACCGGCGATATCAAGGAAACGCTGGTCGGCTGGTCCGGCATCGGCTACGGGACGGTGGACGTGGATATCATTCCCAAGTTCCGCGGGGAAAACAACTACCTGAAAAAGAACATGGAATCCCAGCGCGGACTGTATGCCATGGATGAGGCGCTGGCGGAGATGTCGGTGGCCATCAATCCGGTGGACGCCGGGCGTGCGGCGCTTTTGGTATCCGGACCGGCCAAGGAAATCAGCCTGGATATGATTGCTGACCTGTCCGAGCGGCTTCGGGAAGTGGCGCCGCAGGCGCAGCAGCGCATGGGCGATTATCCGCGGGAACGCGGCGTCATGGATGTCAGTATTATTATGTCCGAGTTGGCGGACCTGGCTATTCTGCGGCAGTTCTTCCAGGATTCCAAGGAATTGGCGGTGGAGTTCAAGGAGCGCCAGAAGCTCCGGGCGGTGAAGGCCGATCTGACTGAGGAAGCGGCGCGGGATGTGCCGTCGTTGTTGGAATGAGGCGAGCTCGCAAGGACAGTGAAATACTACCAATACTACAAATACTACCAATTTCCAATATTTGAATAAGGGTACCGAGATTGCTTCGCCGAAGGCTCGCAAGGACGGGGGCGAGCTATCAGCTATCAGCCGTCAGGTATCAGCTTTTTAGTTCACAGTTTACAGTTCACAGTTTACAGTAGGCAGTGATTAGAACGTGGATCCCACGCTTTCGCGTAGGATGACAGAAGGCGAGCTATCAGCCGTCAGCCGTCAGGTATTGAGTTCACAGTTTACAGTTCACAGTTCACAGTTTACAGTTCACAGTTCACAGTTTACAGTTCACAGTTTACAGTTCACAGTTTACAGTTCACAGTTCACAGTTTACAGTTTACAGTTTACAGTTTACAGTAGGCAGTGATTAGAACGTGGATCCCACGCTTTCGCGTGGGATGACAGAAGGCGAGCTATCAGCTATCAGCCGTCAGGTATCAGCTTTTTAGTTCACAGTATACAGTTCACAGTTAGCAGTAGGCAGTATTACCGGGCGGGCGAGGCATGGCCTCGCCCCTTCATTAGTTACTGGCGGGGTTTGGCGTGGGGCGGGTTTCGTTGTACAATGATTCAATTATTCCGTTTTTGGGGCCGTAATACGCCGGTAATAACGGACGGATAATTTGCCAACTTTGGTCAATCAGGCTATACTAACCTATAACTTTTGGCCTAGTACCCCCCGGAGGCTGGACACCCTATGTTAACTCAATTCGGCTATGTCGGGCTTTTTCTAATTATTGCGATCGGCTTCATTTTAGTGACGCTGGGTATTCCGGCGCTGCTGGCCCGGCTGACCAAAATCGTGCCGCGCAATCCCAGCCCGATCAAACAGGAAACCTATGAGTGCGGTATGGAAACGACCGGCCGCTCCTGGGTGCAGTTCAACTTCCGATATTATATTTACGCGTTGATGCTTATCGTCATGGATGTGCTGGCGGTGTTCCTCTACCCGTGGGCAGCCAGTCTGGGCGACCTGGGGGTGGGGGCTTTCTTCATCGCCGTATTCTTCCTGTTTATGGTCAGCGTGGGTTATTTTTACGCCTGGAAGAAAGGGGCGCTCCAATGGCAATAGAGCAGCCGTTTAACTACGCTTATTCCGACCTGGAGCTGGATGCCCGCGAGGGCGAGTGGGTGGAAAGCTTCTTTCGGGATAATCAGACGCCGATTGCCGACCCGGCTGCGTGGCTGAGCGAAGATGCGTTGCCGCCGAATGTGCTGCTGACCAGCGTGGACAAGGTGGTCAACTGGTCCCGGCGCTACTCCATGTGGCCGGTGACCTTCGGGCTGGCCTGCTGCGCCATTGAGATGATGACCATGGCGGCTTCCCGGTTTGACCTGGCGCGCTTCGGGATGGAGATCTTCCGGGCCTCGCCGCGGCAGGCGGACCTGATGATCATTGCCGGAACGCTGACCTGGAAAATGGCGCCGTGGCTGCGGCGGATTTACGACCAGATGCCCGACCCCAAGTGGGTGCTGGCGATGGGTTCCTGCGGCGTTACCGGCGGACTGTTTAAGGATTCTTATTCCGTGGTGCCGGGATTCAATAAGGTGGTGCCGGTGGATGTGTACGTCCAGGGCTGTCCGCCCCGGCCGGAAGCGCTGCTCCAGGCTATTCTGGATATCCACGCCAAGGTGGATAAAATGAGCCCGACCCGCAAGGCGGTGCAGCCCTGATGCCGGAGCAGGATTTAGCCCATATTGCCGCCCGGCTGAATAAAGAGTTCGGCGAAGGCACTGCGGCGGCCGATGACCTCCGGCTGATAATTTGTGCTGAGCGGTTAAGCCAGGCGGCGACGCTGCTCCGGGACGCGCCGGAGTACGGCTTTGATTATTTGAATTCACTGACCGCGGCGGATCACAAGACCCATTTTTCCGTGGTCTATCACCTGACCGCGCTGGAAGCCGGCCGGCGGCTGAGCTTCAAGGTGGACCTGGACGACCGGGAGAATCCGCTGCTGCCTTCGGTCATCAGTGTCTGGCGCGGCGCCGACCTCCAGGAACGCGAAGTATTTGATATGTTCGGCATCACCTTCAGCGGTCACCCCAATCTCAAGCGGTTGTTCATGTGGGAAGGCTTCCCGGGCTATCCGCTGCGAAAGGACTGGGTGAACCGTGACGTTTAAGACCGAGCATTATGTCATCAATATCGGCCCGCAGCACCCCAGTACCCACGGCGTTTTCCGCCTGCGGCTGACGCTGGACGGCGAGGTCATTGTGGATGTGGAGCCGATCTTCGGCTACCTGCACCGGGGGATGGAGAAACTGGCCGAAGGCCGGAATTACACCAAGAACATCCCGCTGACCGACCGGCTGGATTACCTGGCATCCATGATCAATAACCAGGGCTACTGCATGGCGGTGGAAGACCTGCTCAAGATTGAAGTGCCGGAGCGGGCGCAGTATATCCGGGTCATCATGGCCGAGTTGCAGCGCATCGGGGCGCACCTGGCCGGCATCGGCTTTTTCCTCAACGACATCGGTGCTTTCATGACGCCGCTGCTGTATATGTTCCGCGAACGGGAAAAAATCGTAGAGCTGTTTGATATGGTCTGCGGCCAGCGGTTGAATTATAACTACATGCGCTTCGGCGGTGTGGCCATGGACCTGCCCGATGAATTTTTACCGGCGCTGAAAAAGCTGCTGAACGAATTACCCGGCTTTATAAATGAATACGATCAACTGATCACCACCAATGAGATTGTACTGGTGCGCTCCAAGGGCGTGGGCATCCTGCCGCGGGAGATGGCCGTCAATACTTCCGCCGCCGGGCCGGTGCTGCGGGGCAGCGGGGTAAAGTGGGACCTGCGCAAGAACCGGCCCTACTCTATTTACGACCGCTTTGAATTTGATATTCCGGTGGGCGAACACGGCGATACCTATGACCGCTACCTGGTGCGCATGGAAGAGATGCGCCAGAGCGTGCGGATTTTGAAACAGGCGGCGGCGCAAATACCCGAAGGCGAGTATATGGGCAAGGTGTCCAAGCTGATCCGGCCGCCGGCCGGGGAGACCTATACCGCGGTGGAAGGCGCCAAGGGGGAGCTGGGCTTCTATATCATTGCCGACGGCTCCGAAAACCCGTACCGCTGGCATGTGCGCGCCCCCAGCCTGATCAACCTGACGGCGCTGCGGGAGATGCTGATCGGCTGGAAGGTGGCTGACCTGATGGCTATCTTCGGCAGTATTGATATCGTGATGGGCGAGGTGGACCGGTAATGGACTGGGGACACTTCCTGATCTTTACGGTGATACTCTTCGGCTTTGTTATTTCCGGCGTGCTGTTCTTTATCTGGTACGAACGCCGCGGCCTGGGGCGCTTTCAGCTCCGGCCGGGCCCGAACCGGGCCGGACCCTTCGGGCTGCTGCAGCCCATTGCCGATGCGGTCAAGGTGCTGCTGAAGGAAGACCTGGTGCCGGCGCTGGCCGACAAGCCGGTGCATTTCCTGGCGCCGCTGGTGGCCTTTGTGCCGGCGATGGCCGTATTTGCGGTGATTCCCTTCGGCGACGGGGCGCTGCTGGCCGACCTGAATATCGGTATTCTGTATATCATGGCGGTCAGTTCCATGATCGTCATCGGCATCTTCATGGCCGGCTGGAGCTCCTCCAACAAGTATTCCCTGCTGGGCGCGATGCGCACCATTGCCCAGGAAGTCAGCTATGAGATACCGCTGGTGCTGTCCATTCTGGGGGCGGTGATGCTGGCGGGGTCGCTGTCGCTTAACGACATCGTCAAGGCCCAGGACGTGCCGTTCATTTTATTACAACCGCTGGGTTTCCTGATTTATATGACTGCCGCCATGGCCGAGATCAACCGGACGCCGTTTGACCTGCTGGAAGCGGATTCTGAGATTATTGCCGGTTTCCAGACGGAATACTCCGGCATGAAATTCGGACTGTTCTATCTGACTGAGTACGCGGAGACGCTGTCGGTATCGGCCATCGCCAGTACGCTGTTCCTGGGCGGCTGGGCCGGCCCGGCTTTCCTGCCCGGCTTTGCCTGGCTGATTTTGAAGATTATCGCGGTGTTCAGCTTGATCCTGTGGGTGCGCGCCACTTTCCCGCGGCTGCGGATTGACCAGGTGATGGCCTTCTGCTGGAAGTTCCTGCTGCCGCTGGCGCTCCTGAACCTGCTGCTGACCGCAGTGCTGGTGCTGACCGGGCTGAACGACCAGTTATGGCTGGCTATCCCGCTGAACCTGGCGCTGGCGGTGGTGCTGATTATCGGCCTGAGCCGGCAATACAAAACCGGAGGCGGCCATGCCGTCAATTAAGAACTTCGGCGAAGGACTGTGGCGCGGCTTGAAGATTACCTTCAAGCACCTGGGCCGGAAGTGGATTACCGTCCAGTATCCGGAGCAGAAGCTGACCATGTCCAAACGGGTCCGCGGGACCGATATCATCTGGGACCGGGAGAGTTGTATCTCCTGCCGCGCCTGCGAACGGGCCTGCCCGGTGGGCGCCATTAAG from Dehalogenimonas sp. W includes the following:
- a CDS encoding NADH-quinone oxidoreductase subunit C, with product MPEQDLAHIAARLNKEFGEGTAAADDLRLIICAERLSQAATLLRDAPEYGFDYLNSLTAADHKTHFSVVYHLTALEAGRRLSFKVDLDDRENPLLPSVISVWRGADLQEREVFDMFGITFSGHPNLKRLFMWEGFPGYPLRKDWVNRDV
- a CDS encoding NADH-quinone oxidoreductase subunit A gives rise to the protein MLTQFGYVGLFLIIAIGFILVTLGIPALLARLTKIVPRNPSPIKQETYECGMETTGRSWVQFNFRYYIYALMLIVMDVLAVFLYPWAASLGDLGVGAFFIAVFFLFMVSVGYFYAWKKGALQWQ
- a CDS encoding MarC family protein, with protein sequence MDDFWQSFLLTFVPLFIVVDAIGNLPFVIALTEDSDKSERRRIINVGVFTAVIVGLIFLFFGRILLNAMNISMGAFSIAGGIVLLVLAIRYMTTGHMVQVIKEEMVAVVPIGTPLVVGPATITTLLLLDIQFPIYMVLLSFLLNIGITWMIFSSAGLFIRYMGLGGLRAVSRVFSLLLAALAVNMMIQGLELVGIVGGGELSAVSHQLSAS
- a CDS encoding NADH-quinone oxidoreductase subunit B family protein; its protein translation is MAIEQPFNYAYSDLELDAREGEWVESFFRDNQTPIADPAAWLSEDALPPNVLLTSVDKVVNWSRRYSMWPVTFGLACCAIEMMTMAASRFDLARFGMEIFRASPRQADLMIIAGTLTWKMAPWLRRIYDQMPDPKWVLAMGSCGVTGGLFKDSYSVVPGFNKVVPVDVYVQGCPPRPEALLQAILDIHAKVDKMSPTRKAVQP
- the nuoH gene encoding NADH-quinone oxidoreductase subunit NuoH; this encodes MDWGHFLIFTVILFGFVISGVLFFIWYERRGLGRFQLRPGPNRAGPFGLLQPIADAVKVLLKEDLVPALADKPVHFLAPLVAFVPAMAVFAVIPFGDGALLADLNIGILYIMAVSSMIVIGIFMAGWSSSNKYSLLGAMRTIAQEVSYEIPLVLSILGAVMLAGSLSLNDIVKAQDVPFILLQPLGFLIYMTAAMAEINRTPFDLLEADSEIIAGFQTEYSGMKFGLFYLTEYAETLSVSAIASTLFLGGWAGPAFLPGFAWLILKIIAVFSLILWVRATFPRLRIDQVMAFCWKFLLPLALLNLLLTAVLVLTGLNDQLWLAIPLNLALAVVLIIGLSRQYKTGGGHAVN
- a CDS encoding NADH-quinone oxidoreductase subunit D, translating into MTFKTEHYVINIGPQHPSTHGVFRLRLTLDGEVIVDVEPIFGYLHRGMEKLAEGRNYTKNIPLTDRLDYLASMINNQGYCMAVEDLLKIEVPERAQYIRVIMAELQRIGAHLAGIGFFLNDIGAFMTPLLYMFREREKIVELFDMVCGQRLNYNYMRFGGVAMDLPDEFLPALKKLLNELPGFINEYDQLITTNEIVLVRSKGVGILPREMAVNTSAAGPVLRGSGVKWDLRKNRPYSIYDRFEFDIPVGEHGDTYDRYLVRMEEMRQSVRILKQAAAQIPEGEYMGKVSKLIRPPAGETYTAVEGAKGELGFYIIADGSENPYRWHVRAPSLINLTALREMLIGWKVADLMAIFGSIDIVMGEVDR
- a CDS encoding DUF6088 family protein; the encoded protein is MNNETAKKIRQRIYGHGRGWVFIAKDFLDIASHENARKILSRLTTAGTIRRLMHGVYDYPRPSTLFDAPAAPDPYAIARAIARAHGWTIMPTGDTAANILGLSTQIPARYQYLSDGPTKHYEWDNGTLTFKHRTNKETTKLSGGTALLVQALKNIGESQIDNAVKNKIMAKLTPGEIKIALREAKYSTAWVYEIIKELDVKRRDVCIE
- a CDS encoding IS110 family transposase, which gives rise to MESFVGIDISKATIDVAVHENKEHWAFTNDENGIKKLASLMRKVSPSLIVMESTGSYEVAATYELSARGFSVAVVNPRHIRDFARSTGLLAKTDGLDARVIARFAATIKPSPRILPDEDTQKLAAIMARRRQVVAMLTAEKNRLGQANHTVKERIKQHISWLEQELDDINKESGSMIESNTEWKEKSDIMQSVPGVGPNLSLTLLSDMPELGNLNRKEIAALCGLAPFNRDSGQRRGQRSIWGGRSSVRAAIYMAAFSAVRWNPLLREFYQRLLDSGKRRKVALVACMRKLLCILNAMLKNRTVWNAQIIHPLVACH
- a CDS encoding nucleotidyl transferase AbiEii/AbiGii toxin family protein, coding for MYRVARLREEARRELFRETAQRMRVHEAIIEKDFWVCWVLDYIFEKSLWKDKFIFKGGTSLSKAYNAIERFSEDIDLIVDTGLLGISEDDLSESRSRSQQDKFNVDVNKRCAEFLQNTFLPVCLNDLTGLAVTENFDVHIDQNNQQNILIRYPKSFSLDAIKPEIILEIGPLAAWTPNAVREISSYAAQQFPGQFSKSISSIPTVTIERTLWEKATILHQEAHRLDNGRFPRRYSRHYYDLFCLSRLKAKDTALQDLGLLESVVEHKKKYYYAAWADYDAAMPGTFRLLPQDGHLKELQKDYLNMHPMFFGNVPEFEEIINGLRNLETEINQLVPR
- a CDS encoding NYN domain-containing protein; this translates as MNTNTINSDTPTNNYAFIDSQNLNLAIRDQGWTLDFLKYRQYLTKKYGITKAFLFIGFAPENQNMYTNLQKNGYVLVFKPTLKLPDGKVKGNVDAELVLHTMIEFANFDQALIVTGDGDFFCLVDYLHRKNKLLKLMIPNQYKYSSLLRGLMSHIVFMNNLRKILEYK
- a CDS encoding tubulin/FtsZ family protein translates to MKLVVVGLGQAGGRIADEFARIAIKVRQDRGLRIVTDILAVNTDTADLSSLVKVKKDQQHRILIGGGQTHGHGVAKISEMGAEIARSEKDNLIGIVKKNDRFYEADAIMLLASGGGGTGSGTLPVVAQAFKESFRDKPVYAMVALPYEHERQTEERAVFNTAMCLKSTHAVTDAIILVDNQRFIRKAQSLANNFQKINELIVAPFYNLLAAGEENKPKYIGSSVLDTGDIKETLVGWSGIGYGTVDVDIIPKFRGENNYLKKNMESQRGLYAMDEALAEMSVAINPVDAGRAALLVSGPAKEISLDMIADLSERLREVAPQAQQRMGDYPRERGVMDVSIIMSELADLAILRQFFQDSKELAVEFKERQKLRAVKADLTEEAARDVPSLLE